A region from the Drosophila ananassae strain 14024-0371.13 chromosome 2L, ASM1763931v2, whole genome shotgun sequence genome encodes:
- the LOC123256964 gene encoding uncharacterized protein LOC123256964: METNQVKLLKSIFLAVARCMIVSNFVADGMDCIKNCRFKAMELNLTWNCGIDLAELYLLLLGMVQLIASILVVAKKEKVLATGMLWMAAHLRLATNPLPRSFLMYLEVLGAIAALFVAMLDSCCEVVIAFLAVTYLNCHDFDCPLWHLVYKYIIKLLVTLVLVGYRLKISATLLILIITIHCWDAYAFWREPFAQENFEIRDRKLFHFWNKVTVMGGLLISFLRSQYRFDIF, encoded by the coding sequence ATGGAAACAAATCAAGTAAAACTTCTTAAGTCTATCTTTTTGGCTGTGGCGCGCTGCATGATCGTGTCCAATTTTGTGGCGGATGGAATGGACTGCATCAAGAACTGTCGCTTCAAGGCGATGGAGCTGAATTTGACCTGGAACTGTGGAATTGATCTCGCCGAACTCTACCTTCTCCTACTCGGAATGGTTCAGTTAATAGCCTCCATTTTGGTTGTGGCCAAAAAAGAGAAGGTCTTGGCTACCGGAATGCTTTGGATGGCGGCCCATTTGCGCCTCGCCACTAATCCGCTGCCACGGAGCTTTCTGATGTACCTTGAAGTGCTGGGAGCGATCGCTGCTCTCTTTGTAGCCATGCTTGATTCGTGCTGTGAGGTAGTGATCGCTTTCCTGGCGGTCACTTACTTGAATTGCCATGATTTTGACTGCCCGCTGTGGCATCTGGTCTACAAGTACATAATAAAACTACTGGTGACGTTGGTATTGGTCGGATATAGGCTTAAGATATCTGCTACCCTGCTAATCCTGATCAtaaccatccactgctgggatGCTTACGCCTTTTGGCGCGAGCCCTTCGCTCAGGAGAACTTTGAAATTCGCGACCGGAAGCTTTTCCACTTTTGGAACAAGGTCACGGTCATGGGAGGCCTATTGATCTCCTTCCTACGTAGCCAATATCGCTTTGACATTTTCTAA
- the LOC6500742 gene encoding acyl-CoA Delta-9 desaturase, translated as MPPNAHAGAQSITDSLLAAATAAADSEQSPTKLQQDSTGVLFECDVETTDGALNKDIVSMKKAEKRRLKLVWRNIIAFGYLHLAALYGAYLMIASAKWQTIIFAYIMYVVSGLGITAGAHRLWAHRSYKAKWPLRVILALFNTIAFQDAAYHWARDHRVHHKYSETDADPHNATRGFFFSHVGWLLCKKHPEVKAKGKGVDLSDLRADPILMFQKKYYMILMPLACFILPTMVPMYFWDESFVNSWFVATMFRWCFILNVTWLVNSAAHKFGGRPYDKFINPSENISVAILAFGEGWHNYHHVFPWDYKTAEFGKYSLNFTTAFIDFFAKIGWAYDLKTVSTDIIQKRVKRTGDGTHATWGWGDKDQSKEEMEDAVITHKKSE; from the exons ATGCCACCCAACGCCCATGCCGGAGCCCAGTCCATCACGGACTCGCTGCTCGCCGCGGCCACAGCCGCCGCTGATTCAGAGCAGAGCCCAACCAAACTGCAGCAGGACTCCACCGGAGTGCTCTTCGAGTGCGATGTGGAGACCACCGACGGTGCCCTCAACAAGGACATTGTCTCGATGAAGAAGGCCGAAAAGCGCCGCCTGAAACTCGTGTGGCGCAATATTATCGCCTTCGGCTACTTGCATCTGGCGGCTCTCTATGGAGCCTACTTGATGATTGCCTCCGCCAAGTGGCAGACCATTATTTTCG ccTACATCATGTACGTGGTGTCTGGATTGGGCATCACTGCCGGAGCCCATCGCCTTTGGGCCCATCGCTCCTACAAGGCCAAGTGGCCCCTACGCGTGATTCTGGCTCTCTTCAACACAATCGCCTTCCAGGACGCCGCCTACCATTGGGCCCGTGATCATCGCGTGCACCACAAGTACTCTGAAACCGATGCCGATCCGCACAACGCCACTCGTGGCTTCTTCTTCTCGCATGTCGGCTGGCTGCTGTGCAAGAAGCACCCCGAGGTGAAAGCCAAGGGCAAGGGAGTCGATCTATCTGATCTACGTGCCGATCCCATCCTGATGTTCCAAAAGAA ATACTACATGATCTTGATGCCCTTGGCTTGCTTCATTCTGCCTACGATGGTCCCCATGTACTTCTGGGATGAGTCCTTCGTCAACTCCTGGTTTGTGGCTACCATGTTCCGCTGGTGTTTCATTCTGAACGTAACCTGGCTGGTTAACAGCGCTGCCCACAAGTTTGGCGGTCGCCCCTATGACAA ATTCATTAACCCCTCTGAGAACATTTCGGTGGCTATCCTTGCCTTCGGCGAGGGCTGGCATAACTACCACCACGTCTTCCCCTGGGACTACAAGACGGCCGAGTTCGGCAAATACTCTCTAAACTTCACCACCGCCTTCATTGACTTCTTCGCCAAGATTGGCTGGGCCTACGACCTGAAGACCGTGTCCACGGACATCATCCAGAAGCGTGTCAAGCGTACCGGCGATGGCACTCACGCCACCTGGGGCTGGGGCGACAAGGACCAGTCCAAGGAGGAAATGGAGGATGCTGTGATTACACACAAAAAGAGCGAATAG